The Boseongicola sp. DNA segment CGAGGTCTCCCGGAAGGAAGTAGTTCTCCAATAGGATGCGGTTCTTCAGGGTTTGATGCCACCTCTCGATCTTGCCCTGTGTCTGGGGATGATATGGTGCGCCCCGAGAATGCTTCATGCCTTTGTCCTGCAGCCATTCAGCCAGATCGCCAGAGACGTAACTGGACCCGTTGCCGCTGAGGAGGCGGGGTTTGTGGATGACGTGAACCTGATCGCACCCTGATGCTTGTAGCGCCAAATCCAGGGTGTCCGTCACGTCCTCTGCCCGCATGTTCGTGCAGAGTTTCCACGAGATGATGTAGCGGCTGTAGTCGTCCAGGATTGTGCTGAGATAGAACCAGCCCCAGCCAAGCACTTTGAGATAGGTGAAGTCGGTTTGCCAAAGCTGGTTGATCGCAGTGGTCTTGTCTTTGAACTCGTTTGCCGCCTTGAGCACGATAAAGGCCGGGCTGGTGATCAGATCGTGGGCCTTCAGGGCCCGATAGACTGAAGATTCCGAGACGAAGTAGCGCTCCCGATCCGTGAACGTCACTGCCAGTTCGCGCGGCGACAGCTCCGTCTCCTGCAGCGCCAGCTTGACGACCTTGCGCCGGACTTCGTCGGGGATGCGGTTCCAGACATGTCTGGGCTTAGGCGCTTGATCCACAAGGCCAGCGTCGCCGCGCTGCCGATACCGATCATACCAACGGTAAAATGTGGTGCGGGGGATGCCCAGCTTTGCCAATGTTCGACGAGCAGACAAATGCGACCCCTCAACAAGCCGGATGATCTCCAACTTCTCAGATGCAGCATACCTCATTCTTGGTCGCCCCCACCGCCGGTCATGCTTTTTTTGAGAAGACGCAGTTCCAGTGTTTGCTCGGCAACGACCTCCTTCAGGTCTCGGGCTTCGCGGCGCAGGTCCTTGACTTCGTCGGTCGTAGCCGCACGCGCCGTATCTCCAGCAAGCCGCCGTTTGCCAGCTTCCATGAAGTCCTTGGACCATTTGTAGTAGATACCTTGAGATATTCCCTCACGACGGCACAACTCAGCAATGCTGTCTTCGCCACGCAAGCCATCCAGCACGATCCGGATCTTCTCTTCTGACGAATACTGTTTGCGCGTCGCGCGCTTGATCTCTTTGACGATCTTCTCGCCGGGGCTCCTGCGAGTTCCAGTTGTCTGTCTCATGTCCCACTCCTCAGTGGTTACGATGAGCCAACAAAACT contains these protein-coding regions:
- a CDS encoding IS3 family transposase (programmed frameshift), with protein sequence MRQTTGTRRSPGEKIVKEIKRATRKQYSSEEKIRIVLDGLRGEDSIAELCRREGISQGIYYKWSKDFMEAGKRRLAGDTARAATTDEVKDLRREARDLKEVVAEQTLELRLLKKHDRRWGRPRMRYAASEKLEIIRLVEGSHLSARRTLAKLGIPRTTFYRWYDRYRQRGDAGLVDQAPKPRHVWNRIPDEVRRKVVKLALQETELSPRELAVTFTDRERYFVSESSVYRALKAHDLITSPAFIVLKAANEFKDKTTAINQLWQTDFTYLKVLGWGWFYLSTILDDYSRYIISWKLCTNMRAEDVTDTLDLALQASGCDQVHVIHKPRLLSGNGSSYVSGDLAEWLQDKGMKHSRGAPYHPQTQGKIERWHQTLKNRILLENYFLPGDLETQIEAFVDHYNHKRYHESLNNVTPADVYFGRDKAILRQRERIKRKTLEARRLHHRQRAA